A single window of Streptomyces cathayae DNA harbors:
- a CDS encoding adenosine deaminase, translated as MPVPKAELHLHIEGTLEPELAFALAARNGVALPYADTDALREAYRFEDLQSFLNLYYELMAVLRTERDFEDLADAYLARAAAQGVRHAEIFFDPQAHVSRGVAMDTVVDGLWRALERGERTHGVSTRLIMCFLRDESAESALATLDAAKPHLDRITGVGLDSAEVGHPPAKFREVYEAAAALGLRRVAHAGEEGPPEYITEALDVLGVERIDHGLRCTEDPALVERLVRDRVPLTLCPLSNVRLRTVDTLADHPLPAMLDAGLMCTVNSDDPAYFGGYVGDTFDAVRDTLGLGPERLRELARNSFLAAFLDDDEERRARYLAEVEAYVFP; from the coding sequence ATGCCCGTACCCAAAGCCGAACTGCACCTTCACATCGAAGGCACCCTCGAGCCCGAGCTCGCCTTCGCCCTCGCCGCGCGCAACGGCGTCGCACTGCCCTACGCCGACACCGACGCCCTGCGCGAGGCGTACCGGTTCGAGGACCTCCAGTCGTTCCTGAACCTGTACTACGAGCTCATGGCGGTGCTGCGCACCGAGCGGGACTTCGAGGACCTCGCCGACGCCTACCTGGCCCGCGCCGCCGCCCAGGGCGTGCGGCACGCGGAGATCTTCTTCGACCCGCAGGCCCATGTGTCCCGGGGCGTCGCCATGGACACGGTGGTCGACGGGCTGTGGCGGGCCCTGGAACGCGGGGAGCGGACGCACGGCGTCTCGACCCGGCTGATCATGTGCTTCCTGCGGGACGAGTCCGCCGAGTCGGCCCTGGCGACCCTGGACGCCGCCAAGCCCCACCTGGACCGGATCACCGGGGTCGGCCTCGACTCGGCCGAGGTCGGACACCCGCCGGCGAAGTTCCGCGAGGTGTACGAGGCGGCCGCCGCGCTCGGACTGCGGCGGGTGGCGCACGCCGGTGAGGAGGGGCCGCCGGAGTACATCACCGAGGCGCTGGACGTCCTCGGCGTCGAACGGATCGACCACGGGCTGCGCTGCACGGAGGACCCGGCGCTGGTGGAGCGGCTGGTGCGGGACCGCGTTCCGCTGACCCTGTGCCCGCTGTCCAACGTCCGGCTGCGCACCGTGGACACCCTCGCCGACCACCCGCTGCCCGCGATGCTCGACGCCGGCCTGATGTGCACGGTGAACTCCGACGACCCGGCCTACTTCGGCGGCTACGTCGGGGACACCTTCGACGCGGTGCGCGACACCCTCGGCCTCGGCCCGGAGCGGCTGCGCGAACTGGCCCGCAACTCCTTCCTCGCCGCGTTCCTGGACGACGACGAGGAGCGCCGGGCGCGCTACCTCGCCGAGGTGGAGGCCTACGTCTTCCCGTAG
- a CDS encoding glucarate dehydratase family protein, with protein MPTARDLTVTEVRLTPILVADPPLLNTQGVHQPYTPRLIVEIVTADGTTGVGETYGDTKYLELAHPFAEQLKGRQVTDVNSLFVLLDEVSVAASRVEDAVDVGGLRGVQTADKLRLSIASAFEVACLDALGKALGLPVHALLGGKVRDAVEYSAYLFYRYAEHPEGVAAEKDDWGAALDPAGVVAQARAFEERYGFTSFKLKGGVFPPEEETAAVRALAEAFPGHPLRLDPNGAWSVETSVRVAEEVGGLLEYLEDPTPGTPAMAEVAARTGVPLATNMCVTTFPEIKEAFTTDAVQVVLSDHHYWGGLRNTLHLAAVCRTFGVGVSMHSNTHLGISLAAMTHVAATVPDLHHACDSHYLWQSEDVLTERLTFEDGTVRVSDAPGLGVTLDHDRLAALHRRWLADDGALRDRDDAAAMRITDPAWVTPPVPRW; from the coding sequence GTGCCGACCGCCCGCGACCTGACCGTCACCGAGGTACGGCTCACGCCGATCCTGGTCGCCGACCCGCCGCTGCTGAACACCCAGGGGGTGCACCAGCCGTACACGCCCCGGCTGATCGTCGAGATCGTCACGGCGGACGGGACCACCGGCGTGGGGGAGACCTACGGCGACACCAAGTACCTGGAACTCGCCCACCCCTTCGCCGAGCAGCTGAAGGGACGCCAGGTCACGGATGTGAACAGCCTCTTCGTGCTCCTGGACGAGGTCTCCGTGGCGGCCTCCCGGGTGGAGGACGCCGTCGACGTCGGCGGGCTGCGCGGTGTGCAGACCGCCGACAAGCTGCGGCTGTCCATCGCCTCCGCCTTCGAGGTCGCCTGCCTCGACGCCCTCGGCAAGGCGCTCGGACTGCCCGTGCACGCACTGCTCGGCGGCAAGGTCCGCGACGCCGTGGAGTACAGCGCGTACCTCTTCTACCGGTACGCCGAGCACCCCGAGGGCGTCGCCGCCGAGAAGGACGACTGGGGCGCCGCCCTGGACCCGGCCGGCGTCGTCGCGCAGGCCCGTGCCTTCGAGGAGCGGTACGGCTTCACCTCGTTCAAGCTCAAGGGCGGCGTCTTCCCGCCCGAGGAGGAGACCGCCGCCGTCCGCGCCCTCGCCGAGGCCTTCCCCGGCCACCCGCTGCGGCTCGACCCCAACGGGGCCTGGTCCGTCGAGACCTCGGTCCGGGTGGCCGAGGAGGTCGGCGGGCTCCTGGAGTACCTGGAGGACCCGACGCCCGGCACCCCCGCCATGGCCGAGGTCGCCGCCCGCACCGGAGTGCCGCTCGCCACCAACATGTGTGTGACGACCTTCCCCGAGATCAAGGAGGCGTTCACCACGGACGCCGTCCAGGTCGTCCTCTCCGACCACCACTACTGGGGCGGGCTGCGCAACACGCTGCACCTCGCCGCCGTCTGCCGCACCTTCGGCGTGGGCGTCTCCATGCACTCCAACACCCACCTCGGCATCAGCCTCGCCGCGATGACCCACGTCGCGGCCACCGTGCCGGACCTGCACCACGCCTGCGACTCCCACTACCTGTGGCAGTCCGAGGACGTGCTCACCGAACGCCTCACCTTCGAGGACGGCACCGTGCGGGTGTCCGACGCCCCCGGCCTCGGCGTCACCCTCGACCACGACCGGCTCGCCGCCCTGCACCGGCGGTGGCTGGCGGACGACGGCGCGCTCCGCGACCGCGACGACGCGGCGGCCATGCGGATCACCGACCCCGCCTGGGTCACCCCGCCGGTGCCCCGCTGGTGA
- a CDS encoding carbohydrate kinase family protein, which produces MSHSGTPAGAHGVPHVDPLAALRTPGDPPWDVYLTGTVFLDIIFTGLDSAPVRGTESWARGMGSSPGGVANMATALARLGLRTSLAAAFGDDHYGEYCWDALERGEAIDLSASRTVPGWHSPVTVSMAYEGERTMVTHGHEPPPEEPSHRPASSSGKLPPPGAHLSPRPPRARGAVASLAPGRSERWIAHAARQGTRIFGDVGWDDTGRWDLAALPDLRHCEAFLPNAEEAMRYTGTDCPRAAAHALTEHVPVAVVTLGSDGAYAVDRRTGESAEVPAIAVEALDPTGAGDVFVAGFVTGSLAGWPLADRLGFAGLTAALSVQEFGGSLSAPGWSEIAAWWREVQSVEGQDPAALSRYAFLADLIPDGLVRPWPLRRAVPTIGFGRSA; this is translated from the coding sequence ATCAGCCACAGCGGCACCCCGGCGGGGGCGCACGGCGTGCCCCACGTCGACCCGCTCGCCGCGCTGCGCACACCCGGCGACCCGCCCTGGGACGTCTACCTCACCGGCACCGTCTTCCTCGACATCATCTTCACCGGGCTCGACTCCGCCCCGGTGCGCGGGACCGAGTCCTGGGCGCGCGGGATGGGGTCGAGCCCCGGCGGCGTCGCCAACATGGCCACCGCCCTCGCCCGCCTCGGCCTGCGCACCTCCCTCGCGGCGGCCTTCGGCGACGACCACTACGGGGAGTACTGCTGGGACGCCCTGGAGCGGGGCGAGGCCATCGACCTCTCCGCGTCGCGCACCGTGCCCGGCTGGCACTCCCCGGTCACCGTCTCCATGGCCTACGAGGGGGAGCGCACCATGGTCACCCACGGCCACGAACCGCCCCCGGAGGAGCCCTCCCACCGGCCGGCCTCCAGCAGCGGCAAGCTGCCCCCGCCCGGCGCGCACCTGTCGCCCCGCCCGCCCCGCGCGCGGGGCGCGGTCGCCTCCCTCGCCCCGGGACGCAGCGAGCGCTGGATCGCCCACGCCGCGCGGCAGGGGACCAGGATCTTCGGCGACGTCGGCTGGGACGACACCGGCCGGTGGGACCTCGCCGCACTGCCCGACCTGCGGCACTGCGAGGCGTTCCTGCCGAACGCCGAGGAAGCCATGCGCTACACCGGCACCGACTGCCCCCGCGCCGCCGCGCACGCCCTCACCGAGCACGTGCCGGTCGCGGTGGTCACCCTCGGCTCGGACGGGGCGTACGCCGTGGACCGGCGCACCGGGGAGAGCGCCGAGGTGCCCGCCATCGCCGTCGAGGCCCTCGACCCGACCGGCGCGGGGGACGTCTTCGTGGCGGGCTTCGTCACCGGCAGCCTGGCCGGCTGGCCGCTCGCCGACCGCCTCGGCTTCGCCGGCCTGACCGCGGCCCTCTCCGTCCAGGAGTTCGGCGGCTCCCTGTCGGCGCCCGGCTGGTCGGAGATCGCGGCCTGGTGGCGCGAGGTCCAGTCCGTCGAGGGCCAGGACCCGGCCGCCCTGAGCCGGTACGCGTTCCTCGCGGACCTGATCCCCGACGGGCTGGTCCGCCCCTGGCCCCTGCGCAGAGCGGTCCCCACCATCGGCTTCGGCCGGTCCGCCTGA
- a CDS encoding PhoH family protein, giving the protein MTQTPTAQTPAQEQARVQFTVPAKHPMVTVLGSGDSLLRVIEKAFPGADIHVRGNEISAVGDAAEVALVSRVFDEMMLVLRTGQPMTEDAVERSIAMLKASENGESDGQETPAQVLTQNILSSRGRTIRPKTLNQKRYVDAIDKHTVVFGIGPAGTGKTYLAMAKAVQALQSKQVNRIILTRPAVEAGERLGFLPGTLYEKIDPYLRPLYDALHDMLDPDSIPRLMAAGTIEVAPLAYMRGRTLNDAFIILDEAQNTSPEQMKMFLTRLGFDSKIVITGDVTQVDLPSGTKSGLRQVQDILEGLEDVHFSRLSSQDVVRHRLVGRIVDAYEQYDSEHGTQNGTHQSGGRDKAGHKGK; this is encoded by the coding sequence ATGACTCAGACACCCACAGCTCAGACCCCCGCGCAGGAGCAGGCGAGAGTCCAGTTCACCGTCCCGGCCAAACACCCCATGGTGACCGTGCTGGGTTCCGGAGACTCCCTGCTGCGCGTGATCGAGAAGGCCTTCCCGGGGGCCGACATCCATGTCCGGGGCAATGAGATCAGCGCGGTCGGCGATGCCGCCGAAGTCGCCCTCGTCTCGCGCGTTTTCGACGAGATGATGCTGGTGCTGCGCACCGGGCAGCCGATGACGGAGGACGCGGTGGAACGCTCGATCGCCATGCTGAAGGCGAGCGAGAACGGGGAGAGCGACGGCCAGGAGACCCCGGCCCAGGTGCTCACACAGAACATCCTGTCCTCGCGCGGCCGCACGATCCGCCCCAAGACGCTCAACCAGAAGCGCTATGTGGACGCGATCGACAAGCACACCGTCGTCTTCGGCATCGGTCCCGCCGGTACCGGCAAGACCTATCTCGCCATGGCCAAGGCGGTGCAGGCCCTGCAGTCCAAGCAGGTCAACCGCATCATCCTGACCCGCCCCGCGGTCGAGGCCGGAGAGCGCCTGGGCTTCCTGCCCGGCACCCTCTACGAGAAGATCGACCCGTACCTGCGCCCGCTCTACGACGCCCTGCACGACATGCTCGACCCCGACTCCATCCCGCGCCTGATGGCGGCGGGCACCATCGAGGTCGCCCCGCTGGCGTACATGCGCGGCCGGACGCTCAACGACGCCTTCATCATCCTGGACGAGGCGCAGAACACCAGCCCCGAGCAGATGAAGATGTTCCTCACCCGGCTCGGATTCGACTCGAAGATCGTCATCACGGGTGACGTCACCCAGGTCGACCTGCCGAGCGGCACCAAGTCCGGTCTGCGGCAGGTGCAGGACATCCTGGAGGGCCTCGAGGACGTCCACTTCTCCCGGCTGTCGTCGCAGGACGTCGTACGCCACCGGCTGGTGGGCCGTATCGTCGACGCGTACGAGCAGTACGACAGCGAGCACGGCACCCAGAACGGCACGCACCAGAGCGGCGGCCGGGACAAGGCCGGGCACAAGGGGAAGTAG
- the ybeY gene encoding rRNA maturation RNase YbeY: MSIDVNNESGTEVDEQAILDIARYALARMRIHPLSELSVIVVDSGAMEQLHIQWMDLPGPTDVMSFPMDELRPPSKDGDEPPQGLLGDIVLCPEVAARQGAEAPTRHTMDEELHLLTVHGVLHLLGYDHEEPDEKAEMFGLQAAIVDGWRAEKGMTGPSPAPTVS, encoded by the coding sequence ATGTCGATCGACGTCAACAACGAGTCCGGAACCGAGGTCGACGAGCAGGCGATCCTCGACATCGCCCGCTACGCGCTCGCCCGGATGCGCATCCACCCGCTCTCCGAGCTCTCGGTGATCGTCGTGGACTCCGGGGCGATGGAACAGCTCCACATCCAGTGGATGGACCTGCCCGGCCCGACGGACGTGATGTCGTTCCCGATGGACGAGCTGCGGCCGCCGTCCAAGGACGGCGACGAGCCACCGCAGGGCCTGCTCGGCGACATCGTGCTGTGTCCCGAGGTCGCCGCCCGGCAGGGCGCCGAGGCGCCGACGCGGCACACCATGGACGAGGAGCTGCACCTGCTCACCGTCCACGGTGTGCTGCACCTGCTGGGCTACGACCACGAGGAGCCCGACGAGAAGGCCGAGATGTTCGGCCTGCAGGCCGCCATCGTGGACGGCTGGCGCGCGGAGAAGGGCATGACCGGCCCGTCCCCCGCCCCGACCGTGTCATGA